A section of the Cryobacterium soli genome encodes:
- a CDS encoding cation:dicarboxylate symporter family transporter codes for MALSLPRVPRGGRPAGTPRKRLDKSHYLYIAVIVAVGLGILVGLLFGGPDGFAVALKPLGDVFVLLIKMMIAPIIFCTIVLGIGSIAKAATVGKIGGLALGYFLVMSTFALGIGLIVGNLIHPGEGLNLQDATYTAPEAADTHDFLLGIVPTTLLSSLTSGNILQTLMVALVVGFALQKMGPAGTPILTGIAHLQALIFRILVMVMWLAPIGAFGAIAAVVGATGIQAVISLFTLMAAFYLTCIIFIVVILGGLLKLVTGVNIFKLMRYLGREYLLIFSTSSSEAALPRLIAKMEHLGVSKPVVGVTVPTGYSFNLDGTAIYLTMASLFIATALGQPLMLGEQIGLLVFMIIASKGAAGVTGAGLATLAGGLQAHAPQLVGGVAFIVGIDRFMSEARALTNFTGNAVATVLIGTWTKEIDRAQVDLVLDRHAPFDEATMMSAHGVAAPTEAATAVPDEEAAAPRPELARR; via the coding sequence ATGGCACTCTCTCTACCCCGCGTTCCGCGCGGCGGCCGACCGGCCGGCACACCGCGCAAGCGACTGGACAAGTCGCACTACCTCTACATCGCGGTCATCGTCGCGGTCGGCCTGGGCATCCTCGTCGGCCTGCTGTTCGGCGGACCCGACGGCTTCGCCGTGGCACTCAAGCCGCTCGGTGACGTCTTCGTGCTGCTGATCAAGATGATGATCGCGCCGATCATCTTCTGCACCATCGTGCTGGGCATCGGATCCATCGCCAAGGCGGCCACCGTCGGCAAGATCGGCGGGCTGGCGCTGGGCTACTTCCTGGTGATGTCCACCTTCGCCCTGGGCATCGGCCTGATCGTCGGCAACCTCATCCATCCCGGTGAAGGGCTCAATCTGCAGGATGCGACCTACACGGCCCCCGAAGCGGCCGACACGCACGACTTCCTGCTCGGTATCGTGCCCACCACGCTGCTGTCCTCGCTCACGTCGGGCAACATCCTGCAGACCCTGATGGTGGCCCTCGTCGTGGGCTTCGCCCTGCAGAAGATGGGACCAGCGGGCACGCCCATCCTCACCGGCATCGCGCACCTGCAGGCCCTCATTTTCCGCATCCTGGTGATGGTGATGTGGCTGGCCCCGATCGGTGCGTTCGGTGCCATCGCCGCCGTGGTCGGTGCCACCGGCATTCAGGCCGTGATCAGCCTGTTCACTCTGATGGCCGCGTTCTACCTCACCTGCATCATCTTCATAGTGGTGATCCTCGGCGGCCTGCTCAAGCTCGTCACCGGGGTCAACATCTTCAAGCTGATGCGATACCTCGGCCGCGAATACCTGCTCATCTTCTCGACCTCCTCCTCGGAGGCCGCGCTGCCCCGCCTCATCGCCAAGATGGAGCACCTCGGGGTGTCCAAGCCCGTCGTGGGCGTCACGGTGCCCACCGGCTACTCGTTCAACCTCGACGGCACGGCCATCTACCTGACCATGGCGTCGCTGTTCATCGCCACGGCCCTCGGCCAGCCGCTGATGCTGGGGGAGCAGATCGGCCTCCTGGTCTTCATGATCATCGCCTCCAAGGGCGCGGCCGGCGTCACCGGAGCGGGCCTGGCCACCCTGGCCGGCGGGCTGCAGGCGCACGCTCCGCAACTCGTCGGCGGCGTGGCCTTCATCGTCGGCATCGACCGGTTCATGTCCGAGGCCCGTGCCCTGACCAACTTCACCGGCAACGCCGTCGCAACGGTGCTGATCGGCACCTGGACCAAGGAGATCGACAGGGCTCAGGTGGACCTCGTTCTCGACCGGCACGCGCCGTTCGACGAGGCGACGATGATGTCGGCGCACGGTGTGGCCGCGCCCACGGAAGCAGCCACGGCCGTGCCTGACGAGGAGGCCGCCGCGCCGCGGCCCGAGCTGGCCAGACGCTGA
- a CDS encoding quaternary amine ABC transporter ATP-binding protein → MAVKASKLYKAFGRKPQEIVKKLQGGAGRDELAHLGTAAVIDASFEVRRGEIFVVMGLSGSGKSTLIRMLNGLLEASSGTVTVGDTNITGIPAAQLRDVRRQSVSMVFQHFALLPHRTVIDNVAYGLEIQGMPRAERLAKARTIIRLVGLDGWADSLPSELSGGMQQRVGLGRALAADTDVLLMDEAFSALDPLIRREMQEQLIELQAELGKTIIFITHDLNEAMFLGDRIAVMRDGRIVQIGTPEEILTDPANDYVAQFVQDVDRARVLTAGSVMEPARSVITATAGPRAALRTMRDLQTSAIFVLRRDRTFAGVVRDRDVLGQVKRGDTDMREIITDATTVSSDTALVDLVELAVESDLPIAVVDERKRLIGVIPRVTLLAALGNVTTATGEVPVAGPPPTVPLSVITDTLRETAPEGVQP, encoded by the coding sequence ATCGCCGTCAAGGCGTCCAAGCTCTACAAGGCCTTCGGCCGCAAGCCCCAGGAGATCGTCAAAAAGCTCCAGGGCGGCGCCGGCCGCGACGAGTTGGCCCACCTGGGCACCGCCGCCGTCATCGACGCCTCCTTCGAGGTGCGCCGCGGCGAGATCTTTGTCGTGATGGGCCTGTCGGGCTCGGGCAAATCCACTCTCATCCGGATGCTCAACGGTCTCCTCGAGGCCAGCAGCGGAACCGTCACCGTCGGTGACACGAACATCACCGGTATCCCCGCGGCCCAGCTGCGCGACGTGCGCCGGCAGAGCGTCTCCATGGTCTTCCAGCACTTCGCCCTGCTCCCGCACCGCACGGTGATCGACAACGTGGCGTACGGCCTCGAGATCCAGGGCATGCCCCGGGCCGAACGCCTCGCCAAGGCGCGCACCATCATCCGCCTGGTGGGCCTGGACGGCTGGGCCGACAGCCTGCCCTCCGAGCTGTCCGGCGGCATGCAGCAGCGCGTCGGCCTCGGCCGTGCCCTGGCCGCGGACACCGACGTGCTTCTGATGGACGAGGCGTTCTCCGCCCTCGACCCGCTGATCCGCCGCGAGATGCAGGAACAGCTCATCGAGCTGCAGGCCGAACTCGGCAAGACCATCATCTTCATCACGCACGACCTCAACGAAGCCATGTTCCTCGGCGACCGCATCGCGGTCATGCGCGACGGGCGCATCGTGCAGATAGGCACCCCGGAGGAGATCCTCACCGACCCGGCGAACGACTACGTCGCCCAGTTCGTGCAGGACGTCGACCGGGCCCGTGTGCTCACCGCCGGAAGCGTGATGGAACCCGCCCGTTCCGTGATCACGGCCACCGCCGGTCCCCGGGCCGCTCTGCGCACCATGCGCGACCTGCAGACCTCCGCCATCTTCGTGCTGCGCCGCGACCGCACCTTCGCCGGTGTCGTGCGCGACCGCGACGTGCTCGGCCAGGTCAAGCGCGGCGACACCGACATGCGTGAGATCATCACCGACGCCACCACGGTGTCCTCGGACACCGCGCTGGTCGACCTCGTCGAGCTGGCCGTGGAGAGCGACCTGCCCATCGCGGTCGTCGACGAGCGTAAGCGCCTGATCGGCGTCATCCCGCGGGTCACCCTGCTGGCCGCGCTCGGCAACGTCACCACGGCAACGGGCGAGGTGCCGGTGGCCGGTCCTCCGCCCACCGTGCCGCTCAGCGTCATCACCGACACCCTGCGCGAGACCGCGCCGGAAGGAGTGCAGCCATGA
- a CDS encoding ABC transporter permease translates to MSSTAAAINTALVNTATADFRIPLGSWAKAFIDFVTDTFGFFFDLVRAVFNGAYDLVDFALASPPFWVIILVAAALGLMVRGWKFAVGTIVGLVLIVGVDQWENAMDSLALVLVASILAILFSVPLGILSAKSSLASGIIRPVLDFMQTMPAFVYLIPALILFRVGVVPGIVATIIFAMAPGVRLTELGIRSVDREVVEAGEAFGASPWRILRQIQLPLAMPTIMAGINQVIMLSLSMVVISGMVGAGGLGQQVVASLNRIDVSLGFEAGLSVVILAIFLDRITAALGTGNTPIGRFRSARKHRTTPVQTGPTNDEVAHESAKRPGVLVPS, encoded by the coding sequence ATGAGCAGCACAGCAGCAGCGATCAACACCGCGCTCGTGAACACCGCGACCGCCGACTTCCGCATTCCTCTGGGCAGCTGGGCGAAGGCCTTCATCGACTTCGTCACCGACACCTTCGGGTTCTTCTTCGACCTGGTGCGCGCCGTCTTCAACGGCGCCTATGACCTCGTCGACTTCGCCCTGGCCTCCCCGCCGTTCTGGGTGATCATCCTCGTCGCCGCCGCGCTGGGCCTCATGGTGCGCGGCTGGAAGTTCGCCGTCGGCACCATCGTGGGCCTCGTGCTCATCGTGGGCGTCGACCAGTGGGAGAACGCCATGGACTCGCTCGCCCTGGTGCTGGTCGCCAGCATCCTGGCGATCCTGTTCAGTGTGCCCCTCGGCATCCTGTCCGCGAAATCCAGTCTGGCCTCCGGCATCATCCGGCCGGTCCTCGACTTCATGCAGACGATGCCCGCCTTCGTCTACCTCATCCCCGCCCTGATCCTGTTCCGCGTCGGCGTGGTGCCCGGGATCGTCGCCACCATCATCTTCGCGATGGCTCCCGGTGTGCGCCTGACCGAGCTCGGCATCCGCAGCGTCGACCGCGAGGTCGTCGAAGCGGGCGAGGCGTTCGGTGCGTCGCCGTGGCGGATCCTCCGTCAGATTCAGCTGCCGCTGGCGATGCCCACCATCATGGCCGGTATCAACCAGGTCATCATGCTCTCGCTCTCGATGGTCGTCATCTCCGGCATGGTGGGAGCGGGCGGACTCGGCCAGCAGGTTGTCGCCAGCCTGAACCGGATCGATGTGTCGCTCGGCTTCGAAGCCGGCCTGTCCGTCGTGATCCTCGCGATCTTCCTCGACCGCATCACTGCGGCCCTGGGCACCGGCAACACCCCGATCGGGCGGTTCCGCTCCGCCCGCAAGCACCGCACGACGCCCGTCCAAACGGGGCCCACGAACGACGAGGTCGCGCACGAGTCCGCCAAGCGGCCCGGCGTACTCGTCCCCTCCTAA
- a CDS encoding glycine betaine ABC transporter substrate-binding protein, which produces MKNRSLKLLATGAIGMLALTGCAAAEAESVSEDNSDNKDLTIAVFNGWDEGIAASELWKAILDEKGYNVELEYADVAVVYSGLASGDYDLNLDVWLPNTHAEYLDEYGDDITEIAAWNDEAKNTIAVNADAPIDTIAELAENADLFNNTIVGIEPGAGLTLAVTDKTIPAYGLEGMNYQTSSTAAMLTELTAAQKSGENIAVTLWEPHWAYGTFDLKNLEDPEGTLGVAESIHAYGKKDFSTDFPQAEKWLAGYKMDLDRLQSLEAAMFVDYDGQDYGPIVEKWIEENQDYVDSLTA; this is translated from the coding sequence ATGAAGAACCGTTCACTCAAGCTCCTCGCGACCGGAGCCATCGGCATGCTCGCCCTCACCGGCTGCGCTGCCGCCGAAGCCGAATCCGTGTCGGAGGACAACTCCGACAACAAGGACCTCACCATCGCCGTGTTCAACGGCTGGGACGAGGGCATCGCAGCCTCCGAGCTGTGGAAGGCCATTCTCGACGAGAAGGGCTACAACGTCGAACTCGAGTACGCCGACGTCGCCGTGGTCTACTCCGGCCTGGCCTCGGGCGACTACGACCTCAACCTCGACGTCTGGCTGCCGAACACGCACGCCGAGTACCTCGACGAGTACGGCGACGACATCACCGAGATCGCAGCCTGGAACGACGAGGCCAAGAACACCATCGCCGTGAACGCGGATGCCCCGATCGACACGATCGCTGAACTGGCCGAGAACGCCGACCTGTTCAACAACACCATCGTGGGGATCGAGCCCGGCGCCGGCCTCACCCTCGCTGTCACCGACAAGACGATTCCGGCCTATGGCCTCGAGGGTATGAACTACCAGACCTCGTCGACCGCCGCCATGCTCACGGAGCTGACCGCCGCGCAGAAGTCCGGCGAGAACATCGCCGTCACCCTGTGGGAACCGCACTGGGCCTACGGTACCTTCGACCTGAAGAACCTCGAAGACCCCGAGGGCACCCTCGGCGTCGCAGAGTCCATTCACGCCTACGGCAAGAAGGACTTCAGCACCGACTTCCCGCAGGCCGAGAAGTGGCTCGCGGGCTACAAGATGGATCTCGACCGGCTCCAGTCTCTCGAAGCCGCCATGTTCGTCGACTACGACGGCCAGGACTACGGCCCCATCGTCGAGAAGTGGATCGAAGAGAACCAGGACTACGTGGACTCGCTCACCGCGTAG
- a CDS encoding flavodoxin family protein, with the protein MHARVVYDTTFGNTRTIAEVIAAELGQGTTSLSLGDLTDASLDGVDVLVVGCPINGWRPTERMQEFLRNLTPGSLTGVRAAAFDTRVKLFIHGDAAGKISHALQDAGATIVAKPHGFIVQGTEGPLAPGETGKAGAWAAFIGAELRATA; encoded by the coding sequence ATGCACGCCCGCGTCGTCTATGACACCACGTTCGGCAACACCCGCACTATCGCGGAGGTGATCGCCGCCGAGTTGGGCCAGGGCACCACAAGCCTCAGTCTCGGGGACCTCACCGACGCCAGTCTCGACGGCGTCGACGTGCTCGTCGTCGGCTGCCCGATCAACGGCTGGAGGCCCACGGAGCGGATGCAGGAGTTCCTGCGCAACCTCACCCCCGGTTCCCTGACCGGCGTGCGCGCAGCCGCGTTCGACACCAGGGTCAAGCTCTTCATCCACGGGGATGCCGCGGGCAAGATCTCGCACGCGCTGCAGGATGCCGGCGCCACCATCGTGGCCAAACCGCACGGCTTCATCGTGCAGGGAACCGAGGGTCCTCTGGCCCCGGGCGAAACCGGGAAGGCCGGCGCGTGGGCCGCGTTCATCGGCGCCGAACTGCGCGCAACGGCCTGA
- a CDS encoding alpha/beta hydrolase, which yields MAPTDMSPTDKATTSLRRRIRFGGWAALTALVLGVVVFLIWTQLVMPADRAAAQAVFDNPAVTVTDTPDSVVIAPTDGGSQEGLVFIPGAKVDPYAYLATLSGTVEETGMTVVITKPVLNLAFFDQRSLETFTAVAPEVDTWFVGGHSLGGVRACMYAADDDVAGLVLFGSYCASVVTDPDLPVLSLSGSEDGLSTPEKIDDTASLLPADTTFVRIEGASHASFGAYGAQPGDGVPTLSAADSARAITEALSEFVTTN from the coding sequence ATGGCCCCGACTGACATGTCCCCGACTGACAAGGCCACGACCTCGCTCCGGCGGCGCATCCGGTTCGGCGGCTGGGCGGCGTTGACCGCACTGGTCCTCGGCGTGGTCGTTTTCCTGATCTGGACCCAACTCGTGATGCCGGCCGACCGGGCCGCCGCCCAGGCGGTCTTCGACAACCCAGCCGTGACGGTCACCGACACCCCAGACTCCGTGGTCATCGCCCCGACCGATGGCGGCTCGCAGGAGGGCCTGGTCTTCATCCCCGGCGCCAAGGTCGATCCGTACGCTTATCTCGCGACGCTGTCCGGCACCGTCGAGGAGACCGGGATGACGGTGGTCATCACCAAGCCCGTGCTGAACCTCGCCTTCTTCGACCAGCGGTCGCTCGAGACCTTCACCGCCGTCGCACCGGAGGTGGACACCTGGTTCGTCGGGGGCCATTCGCTCGGCGGGGTGCGCGCGTGCATGTATGCGGCAGACGACGATGTCGCCGGACTGGTGCTGTTCGGCAGTTACTGCGCGTCCGTCGTCACCGACCCCGACCTGCCCGTGCTCAGCCTCTCCGGCAGCGAAGACGGGCTGAGCACACCCGAGAAGATCGACGACACCGCGAGCCTGCTGCCCGCGGACACCACCTTCGTGCGCATCGAGGGCGCCAGCCACGCCTCGTTCGGCGCCTACGGCGCCCAGCCCGGTGACGGCGTGCCGACCCTGTCGGCGGCCGATTCTGCGCGTGCCATCACCGAGGCCCTCTCGGAGTTCGTGACAACGAACTGA
- a CDS encoding energy-coupling factor transporter transmembrane component T family protein — MIGLYRPGTSLVHCAPALLKLVVLAVLMVLVGVVADPVVLAGEFALVLALYALAGIPPLAAWPQIGPILWILAFAVPVQVLVAGGSAAGWTTAGLMAGRLLVAVALAALFTLSTTVTAVLEAFQLMLRPFRRWVDADRVGLLVALTIRCIPLVAEIVREVLEARRARGAQASVTALAVPVVVRSLYAADAIGEALAARGLDD; from the coding sequence ATGATCGGCCTCTACCGGCCGGGCACCTCGCTCGTGCACTGCGCTCCCGCCCTGCTCAAACTGGTCGTGCTCGCGGTGCTCATGGTGCTGGTGGGCGTGGTCGCCGACCCTGTGGTCTTGGCCGGGGAGTTCGCCCTGGTGCTTGCCCTCTACGCCCTGGCCGGAATCCCGCCGCTGGCGGCCTGGCCGCAGATCGGACCGATCCTCTGGATCCTGGCCTTCGCGGTGCCCGTACAGGTTCTCGTGGCTGGAGGCTCGGCGGCAGGCTGGACCACGGCGGGCCTGATGGCCGGCCGTCTGCTGGTGGCCGTTGCGCTGGCAGCCCTGTTCACGCTGAGCACGACCGTCACGGCCGTGTTGGAGGCGTTCCAGCTCATGCTGCGTCCGTTCCGTCGCTGGGTGGACGCCGACCGGGTGGGTCTGCTCGTCGCCCTGACCATCCGCTGTATCCCGCTGGTGGCTGAGATCGTACGCGAGGTGCTGGAGGCCCGGCGGGCCCGCGGCGCGCAAGCCTCGGTTACGGCCCTGGCCGTTCCCGTCGTCGTACGCTCGTTGTACGCCGCCGATGCCATCGGGGAGGCGCTCGCCGCACGCGGATTGGACGACTGA
- a CDS encoding energy-coupling factor ABC transporter ATP-binding protein: MTTAGIRFEGVSHGFDENPVLRGIDLQLTERRIGIVGANGSGKSTLARMINGLVTPERGTVTVNGLDVKRQAKLVRREVGFIFTNPDNQIVMPTVQEDVAFTLRRRGLDAAEIAARTAEALDRFGLTALADRPAHRLSGGQKQLLALAAVLVAGPSIVVADEPTTLLDARNTRLITGLLVSLTQQVIVVTHDLEVLDGFDRVIVIDQGRVVADDIPPVALSAYLSLLA; this comes from the coding sequence GTGACGACGGCGGGCATCCGTTTCGAGGGAGTGTCGCACGGCTTCGACGAGAACCCGGTGCTGCGCGGCATCGACCTGCAGCTGACCGAACGGCGTATCGGCATCGTCGGTGCCAACGGCAGCGGCAAGTCCACGCTGGCCCGCATGATCAACGGCCTGGTCACACCCGAGCGGGGCACCGTCACCGTGAACGGTCTCGACGTGAAGCGCCAGGCCAAGCTGGTGCGGCGCGAGGTGGGCTTCATCTTCACCAATCCCGACAACCAGATCGTCATGCCCACCGTGCAGGAGGATGTGGCGTTCACCCTGCGCCGCCGGGGCCTGGACGCCGCCGAGATCGCCGCCCGCACTGCGGAGGCGCTGGACCGGTTCGGTCTCACCGCACTGGCCGACCGCCCCGCCCACCGGCTGTCGGGCGGCCAGAAGCAACTGCTTGCGCTGGCCGCCGTGCTCGTGGCCGGGCCGAGCATCGTCGTCGCCGACGAACCCACCACCCTGCTGGATGCGCGCAACACCCGCCTCATCACCGGCCTGCTGGTCTCGCTGACCCAGCAGGTGATCGTGGTCACCCACGACCTGGAGGTGCTCGACGGCTTCGACCGGGTGATCGTGATCGACCAGGGCCGGGTCGTCGCCGATGACATTCCCCCGGTGGCCCTGTCGGCCTACCTGAGCCTGTTGGCATGA
- a CDS encoding biotin transporter BioY: protein MTARLSVRDLAQIAIFAALIAALGFPGAIALGASTVPITFQTLGVMLAGAILGARKGFLSVLLLLVLAAAGLPLLSGGRGGLVWFTTSPSAGYLYGWLLGVVVIGLLTSLLLPRYPFWPALGATVLGGIVAVYLIGVPVTAINLGLPLWAALVDAAKFLPGDLVKVVVTVLVAKQVHRAYPGLIPLRRKTVSTEPVDGSRVQA, encoded by the coding sequence ATGACAGCCCGCCTCAGCGTGCGCGATCTCGCGCAGATCGCCATCTTCGCCGCCCTCATCGCCGCCCTCGGATTCCCCGGCGCCATCGCCCTCGGCGCCAGCACGGTACCGATCACCTTCCAGACCCTCGGCGTGATGCTCGCCGGCGCCATCCTCGGCGCCCGCAAGGGCTTCCTGTCCGTGCTGCTGCTGCTCGTCCTGGCCGCGGCCGGGCTGCCACTGCTCTCAGGCGGGCGCGGCGGACTGGTCTGGTTCACCACCTCCCCCTCTGCCGGGTACCTCTACGGCTGGCTGCTGGGCGTCGTCGTGATCGGCCTCCTCACCTCACTGCTGCTGCCGCGCTACCCCTTCTGGCCCGCACTCGGCGCGACCGTGCTCGGCGGGATCGTGGCCGTCTACCTGATCGGCGTGCCCGTCACGGCCATCAACCTGGGCCTGCCGCTCTGGGCCGCCCTCGTCGACGCCGCCAAGTTCCTGCCGGGCGACCTGGTGAAGGTCGTGGTCACGGTGCTCGTGGCCAAGCAGGTGCACCGCGCCTACCCCGGGCTCATCCCGCTGCGCAGGAAGACCGTCAGCACCGAACCTGTGGACGGCAGCCGGGTCCAGGCGTGA
- a CDS encoding GlsB/YeaQ/YmgE family stress response membrane protein, translating into MGFFGFLLLGLLAGAIAKLILPGAQGGGWFVTLLLGVVGALLGGWLAGLIFGVDMGGFFDLRTWVIAILGSIIVLLIYGLATRNRNTST; encoded by the coding sequence ATGGGTTTCTTCGGTTTTCTCCTCCTGGGCCTGCTGGCCGGTGCTATCGCCAAACTCATCCTCCCCGGCGCCCAGGGCGGCGGCTGGTTCGTGACGTTGCTGCTCGGCGTGGTCGGCGCGCTTCTGGGCGGCTGGCTCGCCGGGTTGATCTTCGGCGTCGACATGGGCGGGTTCTTCGATCTGCGCACCTGGGTCATCGCGATCCTCGGATCGATCATCGTGCTGCTCATCTATGGGCTGGCGACGCGCAACCGCAATACGTCCACCTGA
- a CDS encoding glycoside hydrolase family 15 protein produces the protein MALHIEDYALISDCHSAALVGRDGSIDWLCLPRYDSASMFGALLGTEDHGRWLLAPADPAATSTRSYEGESFVLSTIWTTKTGSVEVTDFMPHGDGRADVVRTVRGISGSVEMLQDLRLRFGYATTVPWVRQLRREKTPGLIAIAGPDAVVVRGPALHAADHRHEARFTVHATEQHSVQLTWYPSHLDLPPALDVALSRRQTLDRWAGWADSCTHEGEFRDAVVRSLLVLRALTHESTGGIVAAATTSLPEHAGGSRNWDYRYVWLRDASLTLEVLLSHGYESEAEAWRGWLLRAIAGDPNDLQIMYGLSGERYLPERELTSLPGHHGSAPVRVGNGAVCQFQSDAVGEVMMALHEARGAGVEETEFSWPLQVSLMTYLEANWRRPDQGIWEVRGPAREFTHSRVMVWAAFDRAVRGVTEYGLPGPVDRWRRIRDEVRHDIEERGYNTALGSFTQYFGSEEVDASLLLLPQVGFCAADDERMLGTVRAIETSLLREGLVLRYTTHPSLDGLDPGEHPFLACSFWLVEQYAASGRVDDASTLMTRLVGLANDVGLLSEEYDVTTGHHAGNTPQALTHLALVRAADALVAAGGRRSEEAGRPV, from the coding sequence ATGGCGCTGCACATCGAGGACTATGCACTGATCAGCGACTGCCATTCGGCCGCCCTCGTGGGCCGCGACGGCAGCATCGACTGGCTGTGTCTGCCCCGCTACGACTCGGCCTCGATGTTCGGCGCACTTCTCGGCACGGAGGACCACGGCCGCTGGCTGCTGGCTCCCGCCGACCCTGCGGCCACCAGCACCCGCTCCTACGAGGGCGAGAGTTTCGTTCTCTCCACGATCTGGACGACCAAGACCGGCAGCGTCGAGGTGACCGACTTCATGCCGCACGGCGACGGTCGCGCCGACGTCGTGCGTACCGTGCGCGGAATCTCCGGAAGCGTCGAGATGCTCCAGGACCTGCGCTTGAGGTTCGGCTACGCCACCACGGTGCCCTGGGTACGGCAGCTGCGACGCGAGAAGACCCCCGGACTCATCGCCATCGCCGGGCCGGATGCCGTGGTCGTGCGTGGCCCGGCCCTGCACGCCGCCGACCACCGGCACGAGGCCCGGTTCACCGTGCACGCCACCGAGCAGCACAGCGTACAGCTCACCTGGTACCCCTCACACCTCGACCTGCCGCCGGCGCTGGACGTGGCCCTGTCACGCCGCCAGACCCTGGACCGGTGGGCCGGGTGGGCCGACAGCTGCACCCACGAGGGAGAGTTCCGGGACGCCGTGGTGCGTTCCCTGCTGGTGCTGCGCGCCCTCACCCACGAGAGCACCGGCGGCATCGTGGCCGCGGCCACCACCTCGCTGCCCGAACACGCGGGCGGCAGCCGCAACTGGGACTACCGCTACGTGTGGCTGCGTGACGCCTCCCTGACGCTCGAGGTGCTCCTCTCGCACGGGTACGAGAGCGAGGCCGAGGCCTGGCGGGGCTGGCTGCTGCGGGCCATCGCCGGCGACCCGAACGACCTGCAGATCATGTACGGCCTGTCCGGCGAACGCTACCTGCCCGAGCGTGAGCTGACCAGCCTGCCCGGGCACCACGGCTCCGCTCCCGTGCGGGTGGGCAACGGCGCCGTCTGCCAGTTCCAGTCCGACGCCGTGGGCGAGGTCATGATGGCCCTGCACGAGGCCCGGGGCGCCGGCGTCGAGGAGACCGAGTTCTCCTGGCCGTTGCAGGTGTCCCTGATGACCTACCTCGAAGCGAACTGGCGCCGGCCCGACCAGGGAATCTGGGAGGTACGTGGACCAGCGCGGGAGTTCACCCACTCCCGGGTGATGGTCTGGGCCGCGTTCGACCGGGCCGTGCGCGGGGTGACCGAATACGGGCTACCCGGACCAGTGGACCGCTGGCGCCGCATCCGCGACGAGGTGCGCCACGACATCGAGGAGCGCGGCTACAACACGGCCCTGGGCTCCTTCACGCAGTACTTCGGCAGCGAAGAGGTCGATGCGTCCCTCCTCCTGCTCCCCCAGGTGGGCTTCTGCGCCGCCGACGACGAACGGATGCTCGGCACCGTGCGCGCCATTGAGACGAGCCTGCTGCGCGAGGGCCTGGTGCTCCGGTACACCACGCATCCGTCGCTGGACGGGCTCGACCCCGGCGAGCATCCGTTCCTGGCCTGCTCGTTCTGGTTGGTCGAGCAGTACGCGGCGTCCGGCCGAGTCGACGACGCCAGCACCCTGATGACCAGGCTGGTGGGCCTGGCCAACGACGTGGGGCTGCTCTCGGAGGAGTACGACGTGACAACGGGGCACCACGCCGGCAACACACCCCAGGCGCTCACCCATCTGGCGCTGGTGCGCGCGGCCGACGCTCTGGTCGCCGCCGGCGGGCGGCGCTCGGAGGAGGCCGGCCGGCCGGTCTGA